From a single Rutidosis leptorrhynchoides isolate AG116_Rl617_1_P2 chromosome 5, CSIRO_AGI_Rlap_v1, whole genome shotgun sequence genomic region:
- the LOC139848391 gene encoding uncharacterized protein, with protein sequence MRPLDESETTQVFEKLFKFTGNNLKNIVESPSHEGPDQTPGRYCFRLHKNRVYYVSESLVKRATNIKRDNLVALGTNIGKFTKSGKFHLTIQALNLLAGNAKHKVWLKPTSEMSFLYGNDVVKGGLGRITDNINAYDGVVVYSMSDVALGFGIAAKSTQDCRKMDPNGLVVIRQADTGEYLRSQDDL encoded by the coding sequence ATGAGGCCACTAGACGAATCAGAAACCACTCAAGTTTTCGAAAAACTCTTCAAATTCACCGGCAACAATCTCAAAAACATCGTCGAATCACCATCACACGAAGGTCCGGACCAAACACCCGGCCGTTACTGTTTTCGTCTCCACAAAAACAGAGTCTATTACGTTTCCGAATCATTAGTCAAACGTGCAACAAACATCAAACGAGACAACCTCGTAGCGCTCGGAACAAACATCGGAAAGTTTACAAAAAGCGGCAAGTTTCATTTAACGATACAAGCGTTGAATTTGTTAGCTGGTAATGCGAAACATAAAGTATGGTTAAAACCTACTTCAGAGATGTCGTTTTTATACGGAAACGATGTTGTGAAAGGTGGATTAGGAAGGATTACTGATAATATAAATGCTTATGATGGTGTTGTTGTTTATTCGATGTCTGATGTGGCGTTAGGGTTTGGAATTGCAGCTAAATCGACTCAGGATTGTAGGAAAATGGATCCTAATGGACTTGTGGTTATTAGGCAGGCGGATACTGGGGAGTATTTGAGGAGTCAGGATGatctttga